The proteins below come from a single Juglans regia cultivar Chandler chromosome 12, Walnut 2.0, whole genome shotgun sequence genomic window:
- the LOC109013849 gene encoding glycerol-3-phosphate dehydrogenase SDP6, mitochondrial, whose product MATAFRLSRRLGAAAIATAAGGAVLLYQPTLAANDRGGGPQLAAIRQKISDPNAVIPSRTVQESALIGTSSANPLDVLVIGGGATGCGVALDAVTRGLRVGLIEREDFSSGTSSRSTKLIHGGVRYLEKAVFNLDYGQLKLVFHALEERKQLIENAPHLCHALPCMTPCFDWFEVVYYWMGLKMYDLVAGPRLLHLSRYYSAQESSELFPTLARKGKDRNLKGTVVYYDGQMNDSRLNLGLACTAALAGAAVLNHAEVVSFLKDEVGERIIGARIRDNLSGKEFNSYAKVIVNAAGPFCDSVRKMANKDARSMISPSSGVHIVLPDYYSPEGMGLIVPKTKDGRVVFMLPWLGRTVAGTTDSNTPITLLPEPHEDEIQFILDAISDYLNVKVRRMDVLSAWSGIRPLAMDPSAKNTESISRDHVVCEDYPGLVTITGGKWTTYRSMAEDAVNAAIKSGKLSPTSNCLTHNLQLVGGDGWDPASFTVLAQQYVRMKKTHGGKVVPGVMDTAAAKHLSHAYGTLAEQVAAIAQNENLGKRLAHGYPFLEAEVAYCARNEYCESAVDFIARRSRLAFLDTDAAGRALPRIIEILATEHKWDKSRRKGEFQKATEFLSTFKSAKNAQFHDGKHI is encoded by the exons ATGGCCACCGCCTTTCGCCTGAGCCGCCGCCTTGGTGCCGCGGCAATTGCTACCGCAGCCGGAGGGGCAGTCCTCCTCTACCAGCCCACGTTAGCCGCCAACGACCGCGGTGGTGGCCCCCAGCTCGCGGCTATTAGGCAGAAGATCAGCGACCCAAACGCCGTCATTCCGTCCAGAACGGTCCAGGAGTCGGCTCTAATCGGGACCAGCTCGGCTAATCCACTCGACGTCCTCGTGATCGGCGGCGGGGCCACAGGATGCGGCGTCGCCCTCGACGCGGTCACCAGGGGCCTCCGAGTCGGGCTTATCGAGCGAGAGGATTTCTCTTCTGGCACATCCTCGAGGTCCACAAAGCTCATTCATGGAG GAGTTCGTTACTTGGAGAAAGCTGTCTTTAATCTTGACTATGGGCAATTGAAGCTGGTATTTCATGCGCTTGAGGAACGTAAACAGCTTATTGAGAATGCACCACACCTATGCCATGCATTACCATGCATGACACCATGTTTTGACTGGTTTGAGGTAGTATACTACTGGATGGGCTTGAAAATGTACGATTTGGTCGCAGGACCACGCCTATTGCATTTGTCCAGATATTATTCTGCACAAGAGTCCAGTGAGCTCTTCCCCACACTTGCCAGGAAGGGTAAAGATAGAAATCTAAAGGGAACGGTGGTTTATTATGATGGCCAGATGAATGACTCACGACTTAATCTTGGATTGGCATGCACTGCGGCATTAGCTGGTGCAGCGGTGCTTAACCATGCAGAGGTAGTAtcatttttgaaagatgaagttggcgagCGCATAATTGGTGCACGGATTCGAGACAATTTATCAG GCAAAGAGTTCAACTCGTATGCAAAAGTAATTGTCAATGCGGCTGGGCCATTTTGTGATTCTGTGAGGAAAATGGCCAATAAAGATGCACGATCTATGATCAGTCCTAGCAGTGGTGTGCATATTGTTCTTCCTGATTACTATTCACCTGAAGGAATGGGTTTGATTGTTCCTAAAACTAAGGATGGACGTGTTGTCTTCATGCTGCCATGGTTGGGACGAACAGTTGCTGGAACTACAGATTCCAACACTCCCATCACTTTGCTTCCAGAACCACATGAAGATGAAATTCAATTTATATTGGATGCCATCAGTGATTATCTTAATGTTAAG GTAAGGCGAATGGATGTTCTTTCAGCATGGAGTGGTATACGCCCATTGGCAATGGACCCATCCGCCAAAAACACAGAGAGTATCTCCAGGGATCACGTTGTCTGCGAAGATTATCCTGGCTTGGTCACAATTACAGGTGGGAAGTGGACTACGTACCGTAG CATGGCAGAAGATGCAGTTAATGCAGCCATAAAGTCTGGAAAGCTGAGCCCAACCAGTAATTGTTTAACTCACAACCTGCAGCTTGTTGGTGGAGATGGATGGGATCCTGCATCATTTACAGTTCTTGCACAACAGTATGTACGCATGAAGAAGACTCACGGTGGAAAAGTCGTTCCCGGTGTAATGGACACTGCAGCAGCAAAGCATTTGTCTCATGCATATGGAACTTTGGCTGAACAAGTGGCTGCCATAGCTCAG AATGAAAACCTGGGGAAGAGGCTTGCCCATGGATATCCTTTTCTCGAGGCTGAGGTTGCGTACTGTGCTCGGAATGAATACTGTGAATCTGCTGTTGATTTCATTGCGAGGAGATCCCGGCTTGCTTTCCTTGACACCGATGCAGCAGGTCGGGCATTGCCGCGCATAATTGAGATATTGGCTACTGAGCACAAGTGGGACAAGTCAAGGCGGAAGGGAGAGTTTCAGAAGGCTACAGAATTTTTGTCTACTTTCAAGTCAGCGAAGAATGCTCAATTCCATGATGGAAAACACATATA G